The nucleotide sequence AAAATAAAACCCTGGTTATTTCCAGAGTTATAGCAATTAGATTATGTTTTAACCAATCTAGGTCCCTCATTCTGCTTAGTTATTTGGAAATAACTAGGTATTTAAATCTGTCACACATGCAAGTGCATTACTTTGACAACTGTTACAAACTTGCTTACTTCCtacaagggggaaaaaaaatctggttcattTGTCATAAGCCAGCTCTGCAAGGATTTCATCTGGGAGCAGAGATGAAATATATTGGACCAGGGGTCTGGGTAGAGGGGCAGATCGAGAAAGTATTAGTTTTGATGAGAACTAGGATATCAAAGGTGGAGGTAAAGGTTACATTAAAGACATCAGTAGATccaggaattgaatacaaaatggtCAGGGATTTCAAGATGGACTGGGAGAGTGCCTTTCCAGTGGAGTACACAATAGGACAGAAGGTTGGGAGATGGGGAAGAGACGAGGGAATCGGACAGAGAACATTGAGACGAAGATGGTCCTATGAAACAATGGGGAAAATGTCAAtgccactaatttttttttaaacaagtttatGGCATGAAAGATCTGCATTTAAAATTCATAGAAATACAATGTCAACTTTTAAGGACTAATCATAAAATGTAACATTGCTACAATTAAGTACTTACTCCAAAACTAGACACAACTAGTGtagtagatagtgtggagggctgtcgaagcttacagagggatagtgataggatgcagagctgggctgagaagtggcagatggagttcaatccggagaagtgtgaggtggtacactttggaaggacaaactccaaggcggaatacaagataaatggcaggattctgggcagtgtgaaggagcagagggatctgggggttcaaatccacggatcactgaaagttgcctcacaggtggatagggtagttaagaaagtttatgggatgttagctttcataagtcgtgggatcgagtttaagaaccgcaaAGTAAtgctgcagttttacaaaactctggttagagcacatttagagtactgagtccagttttggttgcctcattataggaaagatgtggaagctatggaaaggatgcagaggagattcaccaggatgctgcctggattagagagtatggattatgaggagagactaaaggagctagggctgttcttattggagagaaggaggatgaggggagacatgatagaggtatacaaaatattaagaggaatagatagagtggacagccagcgcctcttccccagtgctcaatacaagaggacatggctttaaggtaatgggtgggaagttcaagggagacgtcagagggaggtttttcacccagagagtggttggtgcatggaatgcgctgcctggggtggtggtggaggctgatacgttggttaagttcaagagattgttagataagcatatggaggaatttaaaatagaaggatatgtgggaggaaggggttagatagtcttaggggtggtttgaaggtcagcacaacatggtgggctgaaggacctgtattgtgctgtattgttctatgttctaacctagcATCTTATAGAGAAATTCAAGAGATCTTTGGAAAGTCTTAAAAGCTATCATGGCTTCTATTGACACAAGCTCAGTTAGAGCAGGATTTCTGAATTTACTGGATGTAAAGATTAATTTCCCTTGTGTCCTATCATCCACCCCTGAACCAACACTAGCAGACCAGCTGTTTGACTTATGGCTGTCCATACTGTCCTCTATATATGTTTGCAAGATACTGATTAGGTCTTAAaattcagtgacaataaatctcaTTGGGATGATTTGTGGATGCAAATGTAGGTAGAGAAATCTCAACCTCTTTATTGCATATTCTCCACAAACAAGACAGCATTTTTGTGAAAAAGTGGCCCATCATAAGATGCTGGAACTCTAGAAATAACCAGTGTAGAAGTTTTTAAGCTTCATATACTAATCGATATAATCTTGCCAAATATTACATACCAAGATGCTTGCTGCATAAAACAAAGAATGAGTTACACACTAACCTTTTAAAATCAGGTTCAATCATCAATCACCAAATCCCAGCTCTGGAAGATTATTTCATTTAGAAGCATTTGTTAACTTctgttaattttcatttataaacAAACCATTGAGGTGTCACAAACTAATGCAAGGAAGCCACTGCAATTAGAGCAGTGTTTTTAGGtgagaaaacaaaattgaatgtACAAGATGCTCAAGTGACCAAGCAGTTTAAGAACACATTTAAAGGTGCAAACATAAAATTATTTGAAGGGAgctttacttttaaaaataatcactTTTCTGACTAAGCTtcaccacatttttttttattcctttgtaCTCCATGCCCTTCAAATCCTCTTCTTTCCTCTCAATTATGCTCCTCCCTTGGCAGCTGAGAGTGCTTTGTCACAGTACTAACTCAGCAGTCCCACCATGACTGAAACGTTGTAAGCTCTTGTGTAGTGGTAAAAAACAATCACAAAAATAGATCATCAAGTTTGTTGCAAAATATATACTTGAGTgataatttttatttcatgtacCACAGGTCATAATTTGCAAGTACCCAGATCTGATGGTACGAATTATCAAGCCAGTGGGTTTTCCACATATCCATACACTCCTATTCCTAGCTTGTGAATAAGTGAAAAAAATTAGGATGAACTGAGAAACTAAAAACTGAGTTTAATCATTCACATATTTCCAGTCTCACTTGCCTGCTTCTACACAGTGCTTATTATTAATGAAAATCTTTTAGTGGAAGAACAagttcattaaatattttaagaagtCAGAACATTAACTACAAAGTAGCTTGTGGGGAAATAAACCCAATCTGCACCCTGAGTCAAAGTAATTCCAGAATTCTGTAATAtgtatttttgcttttaaaaacGAACAAGCACTAAGTATGGCAACACCATGAAATTTGGTTAAGTACTAGCTGGTTATGTTCATAGTTTCCAATTTATTCCACGATGGCTTTATGTCAAATGAGAAAGGTTGCCTTATCAAAAATTCCAACTGCTGTCATTACCATTCCAGATCAACTGACTTGATTAGATCTTTCTTGCAGTGTTTTATGAAGAGTACCAAAGTATGTTCCAACCAAGAATAATCAGCAAAGGTCCATTGCCAGAGAATAGCAAATGACAAACAGGTAGGATCACAAATTCAGAAACCCTTGTGCCAGGCTGGTCACAGTAACTAATGCAGAGGAACCTCACACATTAACATACTATTTTAACCACTGAACAAATACAGCAGCCTTACATTCTGATTGCAGGATTGCAATTAAAAGGCACTTGATCAATTTGCTTGGATTGTGTGAAATACTCTCATGCTTGGTAAAGGGGAACTATTCTGACTATGGTACTTCTACAAATTGGGCAAGTTGGTGTGGGGAGTGCCCGATGACAATCATAGCAGCAACAAACATGTCCGCAGGTTAAGAAGACACATTCCCGTGGTTTAGATAGACAAATCACACAAGCATTTGCTGGAATTTCATCTTCATCACCAACAGCAGCACGTCTACTTTCATTGAACCGTTTATAACTCTTCCTCATTtcttcctgttcctgtttctcatTAAACTCTCGGTACATCCTACGCAGGACGACCATGATTAAAGCAATGCCAGTCAGCGTGCAGATGGTTGTAAACACCTTCCAAAGTTTAACACTCGACTCCTGCTGTTTCAGTATACTAGGGAAGTCCATGCTGCTGAGGAAGTATTCCAGACCATCTTTAGGGGGTTGCAGTTTGATAACCTTGTCAGAATCCAAAACAAGCTCTCCAATCCCTGTCAAAGTGGCCCCAACACGGACTATCTCTTCAGTTTCCAGGAAGCCTTTGGGCTTCTCACCACTCAGGTAGTGCCCAATGACATCAGTGAAGCCTTGTGTAGCCTGGTGAAATCGTTCATATACTGTTTCAAACTGCGGTCCTGATGCTTCCAGTGGGTTGATTACACGAACTGCATATTTTCCTCCTCCGGGAGAAATCAGGTCAAAGGGTACGATATTCACTCTTTCATGTATAATTCGTTCACTGTCACTCCTGTTTGGAAAACAAATGTTCACGTTAAATAGATGCCAAAATATTTTTAGTGTACATATGGTTCATAGAATAAAAGATTGGATATATTCTGCCAAATCTGTATCTCTATGGAAGGGTGCCTGGTGTTCATTCTACGACTCGCCATGCACTGCCAAGATCTGGAACAGAGTCTCTAAAAAAATAACATTGCACCCATCTCAAAGGCATAATAAATATTGGCTAAATTGTCCAAATACTTTCTCCTTGAAGTAACAAAAATGACTACAGTTTCCTGCACACTATTCTTTTCTCAAATcatattttcacattttatatAAAATCAGATGGTCACAATAACATTCAAGCACAAAATGTTATGAATGTCAGTCTCAAAGTTATAATTGACAGTGACCACCATGTCTTATTGCAGCTAGTAACAATTACTTCAGAAGTTTAGAAACTTAAGCACTCTAGACTAAAAATAAGTTTCCTAAAACTGACAGTACTGATTGTTCCAACTCTCACATAACTAGAAATTCAGAGTATGACTTTATATTGTAATAAGTAGCTGCATTCCTAATTTTCGAACCAGGCACAGGTTATTGATTGGATAGCAGTACCACAATACTAATACTTCAGCTGTGTTGGAGTGTCAAAAGACTTTCTATTCTCAGTTTATTTTACAGCTATCACAGGGAGAGAATTTTCAACTTGCTCAGAAAGCAATAACATTTAAACTGGTACTGGAAATAAaccttcaaacaaaataaaattgtcaAAACATTAGCAATGAGAGAAATCGAGGAAAATTTAATAAACACAAGGTTATTATGGACACATACCAACTCCTAGCCAAGTTATTCCAGATCAGTTTGTGCTCTTTCAAAATAAGCCGTTGCATTACACCAGTGCAGTCATCTTGATAATGGCTACGCAATCTCTCTCCAACTGGTCGAGTAATTCCTGTTTGGGAGTGGGGTTTGAAATAGAAGATGTAAATATAAACTTTAAAATCAAGTACGTTATGGTCCACACAAGGAATGATAGTTAACATAAAATTCAAGTTAATCCCAGATCATCACAGCACTAAAGAGAATAGATTAAGTGATTCACATTTTCCGCATAAAAACATGCAGCTGGAATGATCTGGATATGGCTGCAATTTCAAGTTCAATGATAACAATTTCATTCTTTCTACACAGTCTTAAGTGCACACAGTTGTTAATAAAAGTAATGGACAAATCTGTTTAATCAGGGCCTCCTAATGAAGTATTTATTCCTTCAGCAAATAGTTGAAGGAAAAGCTTTTGCAGTGATGTGGGCAAAGAGAGGTAAATAAGAGCATCATTTATCCTATTTCGTAAAATCCTATGTTTCTGCACTGCATGACATTTGTAAACAGAGGTGATGGCAACTTGTAAAATTCAGTGCACACATTTTCTCAGGTATTCCTATATCCATTATAGCCAAACTGATTTTAAATGGGAAAAAAGTatacaataaaaacaaatgtcACTACAAATAGGGTTCTTCACATGGTATCTCAAAACTATACTAAGTAGTACACATATGCTTTCTAGTGGCAGAAAACTAGTATTACAACTGGCCAAAAATCCAGTAAATGCTGCAATTGTTATTTATACTCAAGTTAACCAATTCACAAATTTCCTATGCTTTCAGCAGAGGAACAAGCCCACTGGAAAAACCATTAGGTTTTCCCATCCAATCTTCTGAATCTTAAGATATTTAATCTCAAAAAGGGCACTCTTAactcattttatttacttttccttAAAGCCTAACACGAGACAAATCAAGTGGTCCCTGTACTTCTGGGACTGCCTTTGAATCAGGCTAAGGCTAATGGCCTGAAAGCTGTCCATCTCTACTAGCTGTTATCCTCCCATACATCATAGGTTTGTTGCAATCCCATAGCATAGAACTTGCCAACATCAGTCATAAACATTTCCATATTGTGAATGTAAAATATACAATTATATTGGTACAttataatataattttttttctctgtctgatGTTAAGGCAATGCTGAgacaaaacagagttaactttaccATCCCTCATGGCATACCATAACTTCCCTGGGAATTCTTAAAGCTAAATCTGACAAAATTATTAAGAccttatttccaagtcaggcatCTTCCATCTTGAGAAAGAAAGTTAAACAATAAAACCCAATGGGTTTTTAGAGACACACAGAATTCTTTTATCCCAAATACCTAAGAACTATTGTGGGGCCAATTGAGGGAAAAGTATGCGAATATTAAGCAGCATCTTCATACATGTTCTACATTTTCAACAAAATAAATCTACttagaaataataattttaacCTCAAATCTCAATTTCTACTGTCCtagtgatgatttttttttgaccagAATCAATCAGAGGCATGACCTTGCCAAGGTGATTCATGGCTCTTTTCTCCTTTATATTAAAGAAGTGGAGTCTTTGGTAATTAAACAGgtaccaaataaaaaaaaacagctggatgGATTTTCAACTTGTTGCTGCCAGGGTGTACAAGTAACATTAAGGAAACAGCTTACCATTCCTTAGATTAACACTTCAAGTCTCACAACTCACAGCAAGCTGGAAACCTCAACATCATATACAAAATCAAACTGGACTCACCTTCTACAACAGCATATTGCACACATTTTCCTGGAGTGGCATTAAGAAATTCCACCAAATGCTTGTTGATTTGAAATTGTGGGGCTTCCTAattttaaacaaagaaataaGTAAAGTAATGGGAAACCACAGGAACCAGAgcctgccattcagcccattgagtttgtccATCCTTTCAAATGGATTGTGTAAAGTCCCTTCACCTGTCTCTGTCCCACATTCCTCTACATTCTTACTCAAGAGAAACAAAACATAGAAAAGTTATTCAGTTTCTATTATACTATCATCCAGCTTTGTTTTTCCAGGGAAGTGTGACACATGCAAGACTGATAGATTActactttaaaaattttaccagATAACCAACTGCTGTATTGCAACATTGGTGCAGAACATTTCAGCGAGAGAGAACAATAACCCGCCATTGCCAGTAAACTGTTCAGTTACCTTTTGCTGCACCTTCCCCTTTGCTAGTGTATTCTTGTTTAGTAATGATACCAGATCTGTACACCATAGACCAGGTGTGGTCTAAGTCTTGCACTTCCTAAATAGTTACCGAGGTAAAAGCTAGTAATTTCATGCAAAACcactgacctttcaccagaaactTTGGGCCAATGGCGGTCAAATGTTTCAGTCAAGAAAGAAGGAAATACAAAAGGCTCTGGATATTCCTAAATGCATTATATTTTCGAGTAAAATGGCAGCAATTTACACCAATATGAAATGCACTATTATATaactgaagataaaaaaaaactgcatatactGGAATAAGGGACAGGTGGGAATCCCACCAGAGAGCAAAGACGAAGGATTCtcttctgatgaggggtctcagacctgaaacattaactgtttccctttctatagatactgcctgacctactgagttttgtctgtattttctatttttatttatgcaTAATTACTTGATCTGTTTTAGTGCTTCTAAGCCCAGCATGGTgtcttttacattcacccaagataaaaaaaagtttaatacgttcaaaaaaaacttgaattcCAATTTCAATCCTGGTCAGGAATCTGAGATGCAATATTCAGTTACTTTAGAGTAAATAAAAATTAACTTGCAAGAGAACCCCCAAGAAAATTAAGGTGCAGGCATTAGATATCCCCTGCATTTTCTGATTAGCACTGCCTGCCACAATCACAATGCACCACTGACAGTTCATTGGTCACCAACTCTGCTTCTAAGCTTCGA is from Pristis pectinata isolate sPriPec2 chromosome 6, sPriPec2.1.pri, whole genome shotgun sequence and encodes:
- the mul1a gene encoding mitochondrial ubiquitin ligase activator of nfkb 1-A, coding for MDRIPVSSIELICLGSSFAFSGLFYYLYRRKRTTVEVLKEAPQFQINKHLVEFLNATPGKCVQYAVVEGITRPVGERLRSHYQDDCTGVMQRLILKEHKLIWNNLARSWSDSERIIHERVNIVPFDLISPGGGKYAVRVINPLEASGPQFETVYERFHQATQGFTDVIGHYLSGEKPKGFLETEEIVRVGATLTGIGELVLDSDKVIKLQPPKDGLEYFLSSMDFPSILKQQESSVKLWKVFTTICTLTGIALIMVVLRRMYREFNEKQEQEEMRKSYKRFNESRRAAVGDEDEIPANACVICLSKPRECVFLTCGHVCCCYDCHRALPTPTCPICRSTIVRIVPLYQA